A single Antechinus flavipes isolate AdamAnt ecotype Samford, QLD, Australia chromosome 5, AdamAnt_v2, whole genome shotgun sequence DNA region contains:
- the SSBP1 gene encoding single-stranded DNA-binding protein, mitochondrial isoform X1, with protein MFQRPVLQVLRQFARHYSEGSTNLVLERSLNRVQLLGRVGQDPVLRQSEGKNPVTIFSMATNEMWRSGESDTSQQSDVSQRTTWHRISVFRPGLRDLAYQYVKKGARVFVEGKIDYGEYTDKNNVRRQATTIIAENIIFLSDYVKEKE; from the exons gtACTTCGTCAATTTGCAAGACATTACTCTGAAGGAAGTACTAATTTAGTTCTTGAACGAT ctcTTAATCGTGTCCAGTTACTTGGAAGAGTAGGTCAGGATCCTGTTCTGAGACAGTCAGAAGGAAAGAATCCAGTCACAATCTTTTCTATGGCCACAAATGAAATGTGGCGGTCAGGGGAAAGTGATACATCCCAACAGA GTGATGTCAGCCAAAGAACTACATGGCACAGAATATCGGTTTTCAGGCCAGGTCTGAGGGATCTGGCATATCAATATGTGAAAAAAGG ggCTCGAGTTTTTGTGGAAGGGAAAATAGATTATGGTGAATATACGGATAAAAACAATGTGAGACGACAAGCCACAACAATCATAGCTG AAAATATCATATTTCTGAGTGACTACGTAAAAGAAAAGGAGTAA